Proteins encoded together in one Planctomyces sp. SH-PL14 window:
- a CDS encoding ribonuclease E/G: MKKEMLINVLQPEESRIAIIEDGVLEELYVERTSHENLVGNIYKGKVVNIEPSIQAVFVDFGVGRNGFLHVSDVEFQYYKHLVSEEEMRANRKNPKFNERSARHKPPIQDIFTRGSEVLVQVIKEGIGTKGPTLSTYVSIPGRYLVLMPGLQRMGVSRKIEDEETRRRLRQILRQIDPPEGLGFIVRTAGVDRSAEDLVRDMNYLLRLWKTIVRRIEKQQSPVDIYEETDLITRTIRDIFSADIETIWIDEPKAYERARDFVEVIMPRHVDRVKLYEAKEPLFHKYRIEEEIDRIQSRRVPLPGGGSLVIDQTEALVAIDVNSGSHRVDNDADKTSLQVNLAAAKEIARQIRLRDLGGVIVNDFIDMRDERHRRMVENKLRDCVERDRARTKVLRISPFGLIEMTRQRIRPSLKRSAYEDCPCCRGVGMVKTGESMAIEVVRTIMKRASNEEVKRIQVECHTRVADFLINRKRRDIIDLEERYGITVTIQTGMNVTPEHLVVKCLNDIGQEVSILGSGDSYSRS, from the coding sequence ATGAAAAAAGAAATGCTGATCAACGTCCTCCAGCCGGAGGAGAGCCGCATCGCCATCATTGAAGATGGGGTGCTGGAAGAGCTCTACGTCGAGCGGACGAGTCACGAGAATCTCGTCGGCAACATCTACAAGGGCAAAGTCGTCAACATCGAGCCGAGCATCCAGGCGGTGTTCGTCGATTTCGGCGTCGGCCGCAACGGCTTCCTCCACGTCAGCGACGTCGAGTTCCAGTACTACAAGCATCTCGTCTCTGAAGAGGAGATGCGGGCCAACCGCAAGAACCCGAAGTTCAACGAGCGGAGCGCCCGCCACAAGCCGCCGATCCAGGACATCTTCACCCGCGGCAGCGAAGTCCTGGTCCAGGTCATCAAGGAAGGGATCGGCACCAAGGGCCCGACGCTCTCGACCTACGTCAGCATCCCGGGCCGCTATCTCGTGCTGATGCCGGGCCTCCAGCGGATGGGGGTCAGCCGCAAGATCGAGGACGAAGAGACCCGCCGCCGGCTCCGCCAGATCCTTCGCCAGATCGATCCGCCCGAGGGGCTGGGCTTCATCGTCCGCACCGCCGGCGTCGACCGCAGCGCCGAGGATCTTGTCCGGGACATGAACTACCTGCTCCGGCTGTGGAAGACGATCGTCCGCCGGATCGAGAAGCAGCAGTCGCCGGTCGACATTTACGAAGAGACCGACCTCATTACCCGGACGATCCGGGACATCTTCTCGGCCGACATCGAGACGATCTGGATCGATGAGCCGAAGGCGTACGAGCGGGCCCGGGACTTCGTCGAAGTCATCATGCCGCGACACGTCGACCGCGTGAAGCTGTACGAGGCCAAGGAACCGCTGTTCCACAAGTACCGCATCGAGGAAGAGATCGACCGGATCCAGTCCCGCCGCGTCCCGCTCCCGGGCGGAGGATCGCTGGTCATCGATCAGACCGAAGCGCTCGTGGCGATCGACGTCAACAGCGGCAGCCACCGCGTCGACAACGATGCCGACAAGACGTCGCTTCAGGTGAACCTGGCCGCGGCGAAGGAGATCGCCCGCCAGATCCGTCTCCGCGACCTAGGCGGCGTGATCGTCAACGACTTCATCGACATGCGGGACGAGCGTCACCGCCGGATGGTCGAGAACAAGCTGCGGGACTGCGTCGAGCGGGACCGGGCCCGGACGAAGGTCCTGCGGATCAGCCCGTTCGGCCTGATCGAGATGACCCGCCAGCGGATCCGGCCGTCGCTGAAGCGGAGCGCGTATGAGGACTGCCCCTGCTGCCGCGGCGTGGGGATGGTCAAGACCGGCGAGAGCATGGCGATCGAGGTGGTCCGCACGATCATGAAGCGGGCCAGCAACGAGGAAGTGAAGCGGATCCAGGTGGAGTGCCACACCCGCGTCGCCGACTTCCTGATCAACCGCAAGCGGCGGGACATCATTGACCTGGAAGAGCGGTACGGGATCACGGTCACGATCCAGACCGGGATGAACGTCACGCCGGAACACCTCGTCGTGAAGTGCCTCAACGACATCGGCCAGGAGGTGTCGATTCTGGGGAGTGGGGACTCGTATTCCCGCTCGTAA
- the ptsP gene encoding phosphoenolpyruvate--protein phosphotransferase produces MFVKQGIAVSPGVAIGPAILIGKNELQIPHRYLTGDVVDFEISRLHGALQRVCEEIAEQERLATEQLGAQFAAIFGAHLLLARDKKLVQEIEEQIRKRRYAPEQATQNVLRKRAGQLRALSNSYIAERSLDLEDLEKRLLRHLVGEPHQELSNLKTEAIILAHNLTPSETASLDKKFIRAFATEVGGPTSHTAILAGALEIPAVVGLGQFLSEIGGGGETVIIDGNEGLIYIDPDEATIGRYRAIQAEEAARASQLISRQVVDDICTTADGARVIVLGNIEFPEEAEHCQERGAEGVGLYRTEFLYLGHHKERTEDEHFQAYKHVARTFGDAPVVIRTLDLGADKIPGNMHDYFSDFANPELGMRSIRVSLANKRLFKTQLRAVLRAAVEGNIWLMFPLVSSLLELRQAKMLVQDVCEDLEEENVTFRRKIPIGMMVEVPSAAIMADEFAREVDFFSIGTNDLIQYTLAADRSDPAVARYYNAADPAILRLIEMVQKAGDEHKIPVTVCGQMCSDPKFVPLLMGVGVRRFSVTPPAILEIRDLVGRVTMPQVREIAARARHMESARDIEAFLRGELRKIYQDNDY; encoded by the coding sequence ATGTTCGTGAAGCAGGGGATCGCCGTCTCGCCGGGCGTGGCCATCGGCCCGGCGATCCTCATCGGTAAGAACGAACTCCAGATCCCCCACCGCTACCTGACCGGCGACGTCGTCGACTTCGAGATCAGCCGGCTCCACGGCGCCTTGCAGCGGGTCTGCGAGGAAATTGCCGAGCAGGAACGCCTGGCGACGGAGCAGCTCGGGGCGCAGTTTGCCGCGATCTTCGGGGCGCATCTGCTGCTGGCCCGGGACAAGAAGCTGGTCCAGGAAATCGAAGAGCAGATCCGCAAGCGACGCTATGCCCCTGAGCAGGCGACGCAGAATGTGCTGAGGAAACGCGCAGGTCAGCTCCGCGCCCTTTCCAACAGCTACATCGCCGAGCGGTCTTTGGACCTTGAGGATCTGGAAAAGCGGCTGCTGCGGCACCTCGTCGGGGAGCCGCATCAGGAGCTGTCGAATCTCAAGACCGAAGCGATCATCCTCGCCCACAACCTGACCCCCAGCGAGACCGCGAGTCTCGACAAGAAGTTCATCCGGGCCTTCGCGACCGAAGTCGGCGGCCCGACGAGCCACACCGCGATCCTGGCCGGGGCGCTCGAGATTCCGGCGGTCGTCGGCCTCGGGCAGTTCCTCTCCGAGATCGGCGGAGGGGGCGAAACGGTCATTATCGACGGCAACGAAGGCCTGATCTACATCGACCCGGACGAGGCGACGATCGGCCGCTACCGGGCGATCCAGGCCGAAGAGGCGGCCCGCGCCAGCCAGCTCATCAGCCGGCAGGTGGTCGACGACATCTGCACGACGGCGGACGGGGCCCGCGTGATCGTCCTGGGGAACATCGAGTTCCCGGAGGAGGCGGAGCACTGCCAGGAGCGGGGGGCCGAAGGGGTCGGTCTCTACCGCACCGAGTTCCTCTACCTGGGGCATCACAAGGAGCGGACCGAGGACGAGCATTTCCAGGCGTACAAGCATGTCGCCCGGACGTTCGGGGACGCCCCGGTCGTGATCCGGACCCTCGACCTGGGGGCGGACAAGATCCCCGGGAACATGCACGACTACTTCAGCGACTTCGCCAATCCCGAGCTGGGGATGCGGAGTATCCGCGTCAGCCTGGCGAACAAGCGGTTGTTCAAGACGCAGCTTCGGGCGGTTCTGCGGGCGGCGGTCGAGGGGAACATCTGGCTGATGTTCCCGCTGGTTTCGTCGCTGCTGGAGCTGCGGCAGGCGAAAATGCTGGTGCAGGACGTCTGCGAGGATCTCGAAGAGGAGAACGTCACGTTCCGCAGGAAGATCCCGATCGGCATGATGGTTGAAGTCCCATCGGCGGCGATCATGGCGGACGAATTCGCCCGGGAAGTCGACTTCTTCTCTATCGGCACCAACGATCTGATCCAGTACACTCTGGCGGCCGACCGCTCCGACCCGGCGGTCGCCCGGTACTACAACGCCGCCGATCCGGCGATTTTGCGGCTCATCGAAATGGTCCAGAAGGCCGGCGATGAGCACAAGATTCCCGTCACCGTCTGCGGGCAGATGTGTTCCGATCCGAAGTTCGTCCCGCTCCTGATGGGGGTGGGGGTGCGGCGCTTCAGCGTCACTCCTCCCGCCATTCTGGAAATCCGGGACCTCGTCGGGCGCGTGACGATGCCGCAAGTCCGGGAGATCGCAGCCCGGGCCCGGCACATGGAGAGCGCGCGGGACATCGAGGCGTTCCTTCGAGGAGAACTCCGCAAGATCTACCAGGACAACGACTACTAG
- a CDS encoding HPr family phosphocarrier protein has protein sequence MEALMSETMTLNRTVTVVNENGLHMIPCSLMVRLIKDFQGDVRLSNGQHEADCKSMFDLLQLAAAPGTTLSLTVTGEQAEIMAEQISRFFENGFKLES, from the coding sequence GTGGAAGCACTGATGAGCGAGACTATGACCCTGAACCGAACTGTGACGGTCGTGAATGAAAACGGCCTGCACATGATTCCGTGCTCGCTCATGGTGCGCCTCATTAAGGATTTCCAGGGAGACGTCCGCCTTTCCAACGGCCAGCACGAGGCCGATTGCAAGTCCATGTTCGATCTCCTGCAGCTCGCCGCCGCGCCCGGAACCACGCTCTCGCTGACCGTGACCGGAGAACAGGCGGAAATCATGGCCGAGCAGATCTCGCGATTCTTCGAGAATGGCTTTAAGCTGGAGTCGTAG
- a CDS encoding PTS sugar transporter subunit IIA — translation MKLTEFVVADAIIPELKATTKEAAIREIIASLREAGRIPAEHEEAIAAAIMKREELGSTGIGRGVAVPHTKHASVNGMVATVALSSAGLEFASLDGEDVHIVFLLISPPDRPGDHLRALETITRHLKSDDFCNFLRQSKSQQLVMDLLQEADEKQF, via the coding sequence ATGAAACTGACTGAATTTGTCGTGGCGGATGCGATCATCCCCGAACTGAAGGCCACCACCAAGGAGGCGGCCATTCGGGAGATCATCGCCAGTCTTCGTGAGGCGGGACGCATCCCGGCCGAACACGAAGAGGCGATCGCGGCCGCCATCATGAAGCGGGAAGAGCTCGGCTCGACCGGCATCGGCCGGGGAGTCGCCGTCCCGCATACGAAGCACGCGTCCGTCAACGGGATGGTCGCCACGGTGGCCCTCTCGAGCGCCGGGCTCGAGTTCGCCAGCCTGGATGGTGAAGACGTCCATATCGTGTTCCTGCTGATCTCTCCGCCCGACCGGCCCGGGGATCATCTGCGAGCATTGGAGACGATCACCCGCCATCTCAAGAGCGATGACTTTTGTAACTTCCTCCGGCAGTCCAAGAGCCAGCAGCTGGTCATGGACCTGCTCCAGGAAGCCGACGAAAAGCAGTTCTGA
- the hpf gene encoding ribosome hibernation-promoting factor, HPF/YfiA family — protein MNVQIEVSSRHGAVKPAAHEYMVRKAEKLLTYFERVTAINVTVDFGDEKAKEDRVKVEILVDAEHKHNFVAADDAAEVNIAFDQAMHKMEQQIKKYKEKLQDHRRDTPMGG, from the coding sequence GTGAACGTGCAAATCGAAGTCTCGTCCCGTCACGGGGCCGTCAAGCCGGCCGCGCACGAATACATGGTTCGCAAGGCGGAAAAGCTTCTGACGTATTTCGAACGCGTGACGGCGATCAACGTGACGGTGGACTTCGGGGATGAAAAGGCCAAGGAAGACCGCGTGAAGGTCGAAATCCTGGTCGACGCCGAGCACAAGCACAATTTTGTCGCCGCGGACGACGCGGCCGAAGTGAACATCGCGTTCGACCAGGCGATGCACAAGATGGAACAGCAGATCAAGAAGTACAAAGAGAAACTGCAGGATCACCGCCGGGATACCCCCATGGGCGGATAA
- a CDS encoding pyridoxal phosphate-dependent decarboxylase family protein → MAPSDRIRLAYSPELASRVLRHVGERFAEHLARSQQAEGPVLPWNAPAENVARAAEFLGAGESQPGEDVEAVARRFETLVQTILDRGINLHHRHYIGHQVAPPPPLAAVFDAISSLTNQGAAIYEMGPWSAGVERAVVNRLGEAFGLPAGGFTGFATHGGSLGNLTALLTARSIQFPGVWQNGFEAGPTPVLLVHRDAHYCVDRSAGILGIGTSRVIPLALDGDRRIDVPQLRTTLADLRSRGTPILAVVACAGTTMTGTFDCLGDIADVCREFGVWMHVDAAHGGGAIFSERHRHRLQGLERADSFVCDAHKMMFAPALCAFVFHRHPDRRYATFAQEAHYLYDPTASGSADFDFGLLTVECTKRAMTYTVWGLWSLLGPGIFGDLVDATCARAEEFAEDLREAPDFDLLFQPESNIVVFRYRPAAWQGSEEQLGEFNRRIRRTIIESGRFYFVQTSVDHVGALRAVVMNPLTTRSDLRGLMDEVRATGQALSAAGVPV, encoded by the coding sequence ATGGCCCCATCGGATCGGATCCGGCTCGCGTACTCGCCGGAACTCGCGTCGCGCGTGCTGCGGCATGTCGGAGAGCGGTTTGCCGAGCATCTCGCTCGCAGCCAGCAGGCGGAGGGGCCGGTGCTCCCCTGGAATGCTCCGGCCGAGAACGTCGCGCGGGCCGCAGAGTTTCTCGGGGCGGGAGAGTCGCAACCGGGCGAGGATGTTGAAGCGGTCGCGAGACGCTTTGAGACGCTCGTGCAGACGATTCTGGATCGCGGGATCAACCTGCATCATCGGCACTACATTGGCCATCAGGTCGCTCCGCCGCCGCCGCTCGCCGCGGTGTTCGATGCGATCTCGTCGCTGACCAACCAGGGGGCAGCGATTTACGAGATGGGGCCGTGGTCCGCCGGGGTCGAGCGGGCGGTCGTCAATCGCCTTGGGGAAGCGTTCGGGTTGCCGGCGGGAGGTTTTACCGGCTTTGCGACGCACGGCGGCTCGCTGGGGAACCTGACCGCTCTCCTGACCGCGCGGAGCATTCAGTTTCCCGGCGTCTGGCAGAACGGGTTTGAGGCCGGTCCGACTCCCGTCCTGCTCGTCCATCGCGATGCGCACTACTGCGTCGACCGGTCGGCGGGGATCCTGGGGATCGGGACGTCGCGGGTGATTCCACTGGCGCTCGACGGGGACCGTCGGATCGATGTGCCGCAGCTACGGACAACGCTGGCCGACCTGCGGTCGCGGGGGACGCCGATCCTGGCGGTCGTGGCGTGTGCGGGGACGACGATGACCGGGACGTTTGATTGCCTCGGCGACATTGCGGATGTCTGCCGGGAGTTCGGCGTGTGGATGCACGTCGACGCCGCGCACGGCGGCGGAGCGATCTTCAGCGAGCGGCACCGGCATCGGCTCCAGGGGCTCGAGCGGGCAGACAGCTTTGTCTGCGACGCCCACAAGATGATGTTCGCTCCGGCGTTGTGCGCCTTCGTGTTCCATCGCCATCCGGATCGCCGCTATGCGACGTTTGCGCAGGAGGCCCACTACCTCTACGACCCGACTGCGTCCGGGAGCGCCGATTTCGACTTCGGGCTGCTGACCGTCGAATGCACCAAGCGGGCCATGACCTACACGGTGTGGGGGCTGTGGAGCCTGCTGGGGCCGGGGATCTTCGGCGATCTGGTCGACGCGACCTGTGCCCGGGCGGAGGAGTTTGCGGAGGACCTGCGGGAGGCGCCCGACTTCGACCTGCTGTTCCAGCCGGAGTCGAACATCGTCGTCTTCCGCTACCGCCCCGCCGCCTGGCAGGGGAGCGAGGAGCAGCTCGGCGAGTTCAACCGCCGGATCCGGCGGACAATCATCGAATCGGGGCGGTTCTACTTCGTCCAGACTTCGGTCGATCACGTGGGGGCTCTCCGCGCGGTCGTCATGAACCCGCTCACGACACGATCGGATCTGCGGGGACTGATGGATGAGGTCCGTGCGACGGGGCAGGCCCTCAGTGCGGCGGGAGTGCCGGTCTGA
- a CDS encoding DNA integrity scanning protein DisA nucleotide-binding domain protein, with amino-acid sequence MVRSDLTPQLSALLAGASKLADSIEAAAVLVLAEHVYDFRAIRATFEKRPVIIASNKQEIVEAAKKEGLSEVLLSHEPQTRQIQVSQALLEAIADDLLPTGAKVVAVYTSFDKDALDTVSIISLTERLARLTRRDLQRLETSVPLDTLRRVVDLAVEIGREGREGHAVGTLFVVGQHRKVLEMSHEGVHDPFRGYSAKERMIHNPRVRESIKELAQIDGAFVISSDGQVVSAGRILDANAESITLSKGLGARHWAAAGISKAARAIAIAVSESTGTVRIFQDGVVVLRIEPLDQAMKWHEVATEPPLD; translated from the coding sequence ATGGTCCGTTCGGATCTCACGCCTCAACTTTCTGCCCTGCTGGCCGGCGCCAGCAAGCTGGCGGACAGCATTGAGGCGGCGGCGGTCCTGGTCCTGGCGGAGCATGTCTACGACTTTCGCGCGATCCGGGCGACGTTCGAGAAGCGGCCGGTGATCATCGCTTCGAACAAGCAGGAGATCGTCGAGGCGGCCAAGAAAGAAGGGCTGAGCGAGGTCCTCCTGAGCCATGAGCCGCAGACCCGGCAGATCCAGGTGAGCCAGGCGCTCCTCGAAGCGATCGCCGACGACCTGCTGCCGACCGGGGCCAAGGTGGTCGCCGTCTACACATCGTTCGACAAGGACGCCCTCGATACCGTCAGCATCATCAGCCTCACCGAACGGCTGGCCCGGCTGACCCGCCGGGACCTGCAGCGGCTCGAGACCTCCGTCCCGCTCGATACGCTTCGCCGCGTGGTCGACCTGGCGGTCGAGATCGGCCGCGAGGGGCGCGAAGGACATGCGGTCGGGACGCTGTTCGTGGTCGGCCAGCATCGCAAGGTGCTGGAGATGTCGCACGAAGGGGTTCACGACCCGTTCCGCGGCTACAGCGCCAAGGAGCGGATGATCCACAATCCCCGCGTCCGCGAGAGCATCAAGGAACTGGCCCAGATCGACGGGGCGTTCGTGATCTCGTCCGACGGGCAGGTCGTTTCGGCCGGCCGGATTCTGGACGCGAACGCGGAGTCGATCACCCTCTCGAAGGGCCTCGGAGCCCGGCACTGGGCGGCGGCCGGGATCAGCAAGGCGGCCCGGGCGATCGCCATTGCGGTTTCGGAATCGACCGGGACCGTCCGGATCTTCCAGGACGGCGTCGTGGTCCTGCGGATCGAGCCTCTCGATCAGGCAATGAAGTGGCACGAGGTCGCCACCGAGCCGCCGCTGGATTAG
- a CDS encoding alpha/beta hydrolase family esterase — MLRPIGSLAAGLGLLAGLAAAPQLPAADKAAPQLTSGPSSESPKAPRVRKRNGTNRDVSLTHAGLERVAILHLPSAPEPAKPRPLVIVLHGLMTTAAMTQAMTRFDQVADEHDFLVVYPDGVGKMWRFWEGTGRKPPNRDLEVVDDPGYLLHLVDTLAEEKLIDRRRVYMTGFSNGGFMANRMAWEYGDRIAAIASVAGSIPNQLLDAKPVRPVPTLLIHGTEDAIVDFGGSQKFGRGTQFVGARDVAKWWAGKNHCGSPEATLLPNTCDDGTLVRQVRYPAGASGGEVCLLEITGGGHTWPGKVILPKAIVGTTCQDFSASEAIWEFCSKQALPEEKAKAPGAQ, encoded by the coding sequence GTGCTGAGACCGATCGGATCGCTCGCTGCCGGACTGGGTCTGTTAGCCGGACTTGCCGCCGCTCCCCAATTGCCGGCGGCCGACAAAGCGGCCCCGCAGCTCACCTCCGGCCCCTCGAGCGAGAGTCCGAAGGCTCCCCGCGTTCGAAAGCGGAACGGAACGAACCGCGACGTCTCGCTCACCCACGCGGGCCTCGAACGCGTGGCGATCCTGCATCTTCCCTCCGCGCCGGAACCGGCCAAGCCGCGGCCGCTCGTGATTGTCCTGCACGGACTGATGACGACGGCGGCGATGACGCAGGCAATGACCCGCTTCGATCAGGTCGCGGACGAGCACGATTTCCTCGTCGTCTACCCGGACGGCGTCGGCAAGATGTGGCGGTTCTGGGAAGGGACGGGCCGCAAGCCCCCTAACCGGGACCTGGAGGTCGTGGACGACCCCGGCTACCTGCTGCACCTCGTCGACACGCTTGCCGAAGAGAAGCTGATCGACCGCCGCCGGGTCTACATGACCGGGTTTTCGAACGGCGGGTTCATGGCCAACCGCATGGCGTGGGAGTACGGGGACCGCATCGCCGCGATCGCCTCGGTCGCCGGCTCGATCCCCAACCAGCTTCTCGACGCCAAGCCGGTCCGGCCGGTCCCGACGCTGCTGATCCACGGCACGGAGGACGCGATCGTCGACTTTGGCGGATCGCAGAAGTTCGGCCGCGGGACGCAGTTCGTCGGGGCCCGGGACGTGGCAAAGTGGTGGGCCGGCAAGAACCACTGCGGGAGTCCCGAGGCGACGCTCCTGCCGAACACCTGCGACGACGGCACGCTGGTCCGTCAGGTCCGTTATCCGGCGGGGGCCTCAGGAGGTGAGGTCTGCCTGCTGGAGATCACGGGCGGCGGGCACACCTGGCCGGGGAAGGTGATTCTCCCGAAGGCGATCGTCGGCACGACCTGCCAGGACTTCAGTGCGTCGGAAGCGATCTGGGAGTTCTGCTCAAAGCAGGCGTTGCCTGAGGAGAAGGCGAAAGCCCCCGGGGCCCAATAG
- a CDS encoding PQQ-binding-like beta-propeller repeat protein has translation MRLFASVATLMAAALLSLSVHGDEWPRFRGPQGNGFSPLKGVPATWTESDFEWKVELPGVGHSSPIVWGNKLFLTTGTEDGDRSMRCLDALTGKELWSDTVKLGANPLHKKNSYASGTPTADEERVYISHADTGQYVVIAYTHAGEKIWSEDLGPFVGQHGQGMSLLIFKDLLIVPNDQDGPSSIVALNRKTGKRVWANDRPSREVSYSTPFVFDKGPKPQLICASGVTGITGLDLDSGKTLWSSAPMDKRTVGSLVEAGGFVFVTCGSGGRGSLMLGINPLAPDSNPIGLTKGMPYVPTPVGKGDLLFLWTDDGFAACLDVASRQEIWRKRVSGNYSASPILIDDKIYAVGEDGQVAVVAANREFELFGKSPIGDNSFSTPAVANGRVYFRGFHTLASLKAK, from the coding sequence ATGCGACTCTTCGCATCGGTTGCCACGCTGATGGCTGCGGCGCTCCTCTCCCTCTCGGTCCACGGCGACGAATGGCCGCGCTTTCGCGGTCCCCAGGGGAATGGATTCAGCCCGCTCAAGGGAGTCCCCGCCACCTGGACGGAGTCGGACTTCGAGTGGAAGGTCGAGCTTCCGGGAGTCGGTCACTCCTCCCCGATCGTGTGGGGAAACAAGCTGTTCCTGACGACCGGAACCGAAGACGGCGACCGCAGCATGCGGTGCCTCGACGCCCTCACCGGTAAGGAGCTGTGGAGCGACACCGTCAAGCTGGGAGCCAATCCGCTCCACAAGAAGAACAGCTACGCCTCGGGCACGCCGACCGCTGACGAAGAGCGGGTCTACATCAGCCATGCGGACACCGGACAGTATGTCGTCATCGCGTATACGCACGCCGGCGAGAAGATCTGGTCCGAGGACCTGGGGCCCTTCGTAGGGCAGCATGGCCAGGGAATGTCGCTCCTCATCTTCAAAGACCTGCTGATCGTTCCGAACGACCAGGACGGCCCCAGCTCGATCGTGGCCCTGAACCGGAAGACCGGGAAGCGGGTGTGGGCCAACGACCGCCCCTCCCGCGAAGTCTCCTATTCCACACCGTTCGTCTTCGACAAGGGGCCCAAGCCGCAGCTCATCTGCGCCAGCGGCGTCACCGGGATCACCGGCCTGGACCTCGATTCCGGCAAGACGCTCTGGAGCAGCGCCCCGATGGACAAGCGAACGGTCGGATCGCTAGTCGAGGCGGGTGGGTTCGTCTTTGTGACCTGCGGCTCGGGCGGCCGCGGAAGCCTGATGCTGGGGATCAATCCTCTCGCTCCCGATTCGAACCCGATCGGACTGACGAAGGGGATGCCTTACGTCCCGACGCCGGTCGGTAAGGGGGATCTCCTGTTTCTGTGGACGGACGATGGCTTCGCGGCGTGTCTCGATGTCGCCAGCCGTCAGGAGATCTGGCGGAAGCGAGTCAGCGGGAACTACAGCGCCTCGCCGATCCTGATCGACGACAAGATCTACGCGGTCGGGGAAGATGGGCAGGTGGCGGTTGTGGCGGCGAACCGGGAGTTCGAGCTCTTCGGCAAGAGTCCGATTGGGGACAACTCGTTCTCGACGCCGGCGGTCGCCAATGGCCGTGTGTATTTCCGTGGGTTTCATACGCTCGCCTCGCTGAAGGCGAAGTGA
- a CDS encoding UvrB/UvrC motif-containing protein, with amino-acid sequence MKKCQECPKPATLHITEIREGDVQAIHLCESCAQKYLSNVEVGGTAPVAPATEESDEGPGQAEKESSEADEKTCPMCQITFKQFRGIGRLGCPHCYEAFHDELLPLLESIHNGETQHVGKSPSQSPAENQRNHELIRLKSELRDAISNEQYEVAARLRDQIQVLEKAEAEKTV; translated from the coding sequence ATGAAGAAGTGCCAGGAGTGTCCGAAACCGGCCACCTTGCATATCACCGAGATCCGCGAGGGCGACGTCCAGGCGATCCACCTCTGTGAATCGTGCGCGCAGAAGTACCTCTCCAACGTGGAAGTCGGTGGAACGGCCCCCGTCGCCCCGGCCACCGAAGAGAGCGACGAAGGACCCGGCCAGGCGGAAAAGGAATCGAGCGAGGCAGACGAGAAGACCTGCCCGATGTGCCAGATCACGTTCAAGCAGTTCCGCGGCATCGGTCGCCTCGGCTGCCCGCACTGCTACGAAGCGTTCCACGACGAACTCCTCCCACTGCTGGAAAGCATCCACAACGGCGAGACGCAGCACGTCGGCAAGTCCCCCTCGCAGTCTCCGGCCGAGAACCAGCGGAACCACGAGCTGATCCGCCTCAAGTCCGAACTCCGTGACGCGATCAGCAACGAGCAGTACGAAGTGGCGGCCCGCCTCCGCGACCAGATCCAGGTGCTGGAAAAGGCCGAAGCCGAAAAGACCGTTTGA
- a CDS encoding fructose bisphosphate aldolase has translation MVIRNEEQRQKMQSGRGFIAALDQSGGSTPSALQAYGVEKDAWANDAEMFAIVHQMRTRLIVSPSFDGDRLIGAILFEDTMDREVEGQPTADYLWNVKRIVPFLKIDKGLAPEADGVQLMKPIPQLAGLLAKAQQKRIFGTKMRSVIKRASAAGIQTVVRQQFELAQTICDAGLVPIIEPEVDIHSPDKAEAESLLKAALQEELGRLPPGQWVMLKLTLPEQDGFYTDLVRHPHVLRVVALSGGYSRDEANSRLRKNHGVVASFSRALLQGLSAQQSDAEFNAVLDRSIQSVFDAQQPSN, from the coding sequence ATGGTCATCCGCAACGAAGAACAACGTCAGAAGATGCAGTCCGGTCGCGGCTTCATCGCCGCGCTGGATCAGAGCGGGGGCAGCACCCCCAGCGCGCTTCAGGCGTATGGAGTCGAGAAAGACGCGTGGGCGAACGACGCGGAAATGTTCGCGATCGTCCACCAGATGCGGACCCGCCTCATCGTCAGTCCGAGTTTCGACGGGGATCGGCTGATCGGCGCGATCCTGTTCGAGGACACCATGGACCGAGAGGTCGAGGGGCAGCCGACCGCGGACTATCTCTGGAACGTCAAACGGATCGTCCCCTTCCTCAAGATCGACAAGGGGCTGGCGCCGGAAGCCGATGGTGTCCAGCTGATGAAGCCGATCCCGCAACTGGCCGGACTCTTGGCCAAGGCGCAGCAGAAGCGGATCTTCGGAACGAAGATGCGTTCCGTGATTAAGCGGGCCAGCGCCGCCGGCATCCAGACGGTCGTCCGTCAGCAGTTCGAGCTGGCGCAGACGATCTGTGACGCGGGCCTCGTCCCGATCATCGAGCCGGAGGTCGACATTCATTCCCCGGACAAGGCCGAGGCCGAAAGCCTGCTGAAGGCGGCGCTGCAGGAGGAGCTCGGCCGATTGCCGCCGGGGCAATGGGTGATGCTCAAGTTGACGTTGCCGGAGCAGGACGGCTTCTATACCGATCTGGTCCGACACCCCCATGTCCTGAGGGTCGTCGCCCTGTCCGGCGGTTACTCACGGGACGAAGCCAACAGCCGGTTGCGAAAGAATCACGGCGTCGTGGCGAGTTTCTCCCGCGCGCTCCTCCAGGGACTCTCGGCCCAGCAGTCCGATGCCGAGTTCAACGCCGTTCTGGACCGGTCCATCCAGAGTGTTTTCGACGCGCAGCAACCGTCGAATTGA